One genomic window of Ziziphus jujuba cultivar Dongzao chromosome 4, ASM3175591v1 includes the following:
- the LOC125422055 gene encoding receptor-like protein 9DC3, with protein sequence MVFNESEMLGLAKDGESSSGGEVDKETSNIGIEDNPGKNVTHEEHHNTEVIQEQVDEVVDRIDEEVVNIDNLHDYNLAPDRERRQPKALNLELHQLDIKMTFLHGDFEEEIYMAQPEGYVRGAKRSTFDLCVYYKELSNGEFIYLLLYVDDMLIACKHMDEIDNLKKLISSKFDMKDLEEVKKILGIDILRDKENQEIFVSQRKYIEKVLERFNMGGANPVITPLAPHFNMGGFAMDPKKAASSYRCHEHERSSLLQFKQSFVIHESDSAYSKVSSWNGSKDCCMWEGIDCDEDTGYVIGLDLSSSHLFGSINSSSSLFRLVHLRSLNLAHNDFNRSEIPAGGLVHLSKLTYLNLSESVFYGEVPLLEISHLSMLSSLDLSESHYLTLNGSKLISLIHNLTNIKQLLLSDANIDMPIADILENLANYSSSLTTLDLAHCGLYGEFPGLVFNLPKLQYLDLNSNYQLRGSLPDFNSSSTLTHLKVAYTGISGMLPASVGNLGQLIVLQISDNKLSGHIPSSIGNLSLLTTLDLSDNNLEGEIPSSFYQLKNLESLDLSRNWLSVVDLEMFVSLKNLSFLFLSYNNLSVISSFTRSNTNTTIAQLKILELDSCKLTNFPEFLRNQTKLSELTLSNNSIQGLIPISVFNMSVETLGYLDLGYNSLTGFDDQSAVLFNPRSKLEHLYLNNNKLKGSLPVPPPSISDYDVSNNALEGEIPPLFCNLTLLGDLYLFDNSFSGKLPPCLINLSTLYILQLEGNHFGGTIPDTWTNKCNIRAMILSENQFEGGLPRSLVNCTGLEILDVGNNQINDTFPFWSATLPELKVLVLRSNKFSGAIRDPDPYQNKSRAIFPMLHIIDLSHNSFSGPLPHSYFQKWDAMKVFKDQEEPAYLAITITNKGASREYLGIQTSLNLLDVSSNRFEGEIPELIGDLIGLHSINFSNNFLTGHIPSSLRNLSKLEALDLSYNNLSGQIPQQLALLNFLEIFNVAHNNLTGPIPHGQQFDTFLDSSYEGNAGLCGKPLSEECGNSKDSPPPSSIVEEEEETGTALEFGWKPVVIGYGCGLVIGIVVGHFVIHRRSVWFVYTFRIRPPK encoded by the exons ATGGTGTTCAATGAGAGTGAGATGCTTGGGTTGGCGAAGGATGGAGAATCTTCAAGTGGAGGTGAAGTTGACAAAGAGACATCCAATATTGGGATTGAGGATAATCCAGGAAAAAATGTGACTCATGAGGAGCACCATAATACAGAAGTGATTCAAGAACAAGTTGATGAGGTAGTTGATCGCATCGATGAGGAGGTGGTTAATATTGATAACCTCCATGATTACAATTTGGCTCCCGATAGAGAACGGAGACAACCCAAGGCACTG AATCTTGAGTTGCATCAATTGGACATCAAAATGACATTCTTgcatggagactttgaggaagagATTTACATGGCTCAACCTGAAGGATATGTAAGGGGTGCCAAG AGGAGCACATTTGATCTTTGTGTGTATTACAAAGAGTTGTCGAATGGGGAGTTCATTTATCtcttgttgtatgttgatgatatgttgaTTGCGTGCAAACATATGGATGAGATTGATAATTTGAAGAAATTGATAAGTTCtaagtttgatatgaaagacctTGAAGAAGTTAAGAAAATTTTGGGGATCGATATATTACGGGATAAGGAGAATCAGGAGATATTTGTCTCTCAAAGGAAGTATATTGAGAAGGTCTTAGAGAGGTTTAACATGGGCGGTGCGAATCCCGTGATCACGCCTTTAGCACCCCACTTTAACATGGGAGGCTTTGCAATggatcctaag AAAGCAGCCTCGTCTTACAGGTGCCATGAACATGAGAGGTCTTCATTGTTGCAGTTCAAGCAATCCTTTGTCATTCACGAAAGTGATTCTGCTTATTCAAAGGTTTCATCTTGGAATGGCAGCAAAGATTGTTGCATGTGGGAAGGCATTGATTGCGATGAGGATACAGGTTATGTCATAGGCCTTGACCTCAGCAGCAGCCACCTCTTTGGTTCTATCAACTCCAGTAGCTCCCTCTTTCGTCTTGTTCACCTTCGTAGCCTCAATCTTGCCCACAATGACTTCAACAGATCTGAAATACCAGCTGGGGGATTAGTCCATCTTTCTAAGCTCACATATCTCAATCTTTCCGAATCCGTTTTCTATGGTGAAGTTCCTTTATTAGAAATTTCACATCTTTCCATGTTGTCATCCCTCGATTTGTCTGAGTCACATTATTTGACTCTGAATGGTTCCAAGCTCATTAGTCTGATCCACAACTTAACCAACATCAAACAGCTTCTTCTTAGCGATGCTAACATTGACATGCCAATTGCCGACATCCTTGAAAACCTTGCCAactattcttcttcattaacaACTCTGGATCTAGCACATTGTGGACTGTATGGTGAATTTCCTGGTCTAGTTTTCAACCTACCAAAGTTACAGTACCTTGATTTGAATTCCAACTACCAACTTAGAGGCTCCTTGCCGGATTTTAACTCCAGCAGTACTCTCACTCATCTCAAGGTGGCTTACACAGGCATCTCTGGTATGCTACCTGCTTCAGTTGGTAACCTCGGCCAGCTTATTGTATTACAAATTTCAGACAACAAATTAAGTGGCCACATCCCTTCCTCAATCGGTAACCTCTCATTGTTAACTACTTTGGACCTCTCAGACAATAATCTGGAAGGTGAGATTCCCAGCTCATTTTATCAGCTTAAGAATCTTGAGAGTCTTGACCTGTCTCGTAATTGGCTAAGTGTTGTTGATCTAGAAATGTTTGTTTCGCTCAAAAATTtgtcatttctttttttgtcgtACAACAACTTATCAGTCATTTCGAGTTTCACCAGATCAAACACAAATACAACCATTGCACAGTTAAAGATTCTAGAATTGGATTCTTGCAAATTGACAAACTTCCCTGAATTCCTTCGGAACCAAACCAAATTGTCTGAACTTACTTTATCCAACAACTCCATTCAAGGATTAATACCCATATCGGTATTTAATATGAGTGTAGAAACTTTGGGTTATTTAGACCTTGGTTATAATTCCCTAACTGGTTTTGATGATCAATCCGCAGTGCTTTTCAACCCACGCTCTAAATTAGAACACTTATACCTTAATAATAACAAGCTGAAAGGGTCTCTCCCAGTTCCACCACCATCCATCTCTGATTATGACGTGTCAAACAACGCATTGGAAGGTGAAATTCCTCCTTTGTTTTGCAATCTGACTTTACTTGGTGACCTTTATCTGTTTGACAACAGTTTCAGCGGCAAGCTCCCTCCATGTTTAATAAACTTGAGTACTCTTTATATCCTTCAATTAGAAGGAAACCACTTCGGTGGAACCATTCCAGATACATGGACAAATAAATGCAACATACGGGCAATGATATTGAGCGAAAACCAGTTTGAAGGTGGGTTACCAAGATCATTGGTAAACTGCACAGGGCTTGAGATTCTTGATGTGGGCAACAATCAGATTAATGATACTTTTCCATTTTGGTCGGCAACTCTTCCTGAATTGAAGGTTCTCGTTTTGCGTTCCAATAAATTCAGTGGTGCTATAAGGGATCCTGATCCCTATCAAAATAAAAGTAGAGCAATATTCCCAATGTTGCACATCATTGACCTCTCTCACAACTCTTTCTCTGGACCTCTGCCTCATAGCTACTTCCAAAAATGGGATGCCATGAAAGTTTTTAAAGATCAGGAAGAGCCTGCATATCTTGCaattacaataacaaataaaggcGCGTCCAGAGAATATTTGGGGATCCAAACTTCATTGAATTTGTTGGATGTTTCAAGCAATAGGTTTGAAGGAGAGATTCCAGAGTTGATAGGAGATTTGATTGGGCTTCATTCAATCaatttttccaacaattttCTTACAGGTCACATCCCATCATCTTTGAGGAACCTATCTAAACTTGAAGCTTTGGACCTTTCCTATAACAATTTATCAGGACAGATTCCTCAACAGCTTGCACTGCtcaattttcttgaaattttcaATGTGGCACATAATAACCTCACCGGGCCTATACCACATGGCCAACAATTTGACACATTTCTGGATAGCTCGTATGAAGGAAACGCAGGTTTGTGTGGGAAGCCATTGTCAGAGGAATGTGGGAACTCCAAGGACTCACCACCTCCATCTTCAAtcgttgaagaagaagaagagacagGGACTGCATTGGAATTTGGTTGGAAACCAGTAGTGATAGGGTATGGTTGTGGGTTAGTCATTGGGATTGTGGTTGGTCATTTTGTAATTCATAGGAGATCTGTTTGGTTTGTTTATACATTTAGAATTAGGCCACCAAAGTAA